The following is a genomic window from Dermatophilaceae bacterium Soc4.6.
AGGCGCCGCTGTGCACGATGGCGTCGAGGTGCTTGGTGCCGATCGTGGGGGCGGAGAGGACCTGCATCCCCAGGTAGCGGCTCCCGGCGGGCAGCTCGCTGTAGGACGACCGGGAGTAGACGAGCACGTCGTGGCCGCGCGCCGCCAGTCGCGAGCCGATCTGCTCGACGTGGTGCTCGACGCCACCGATGGTGGCGGGCACCCCCTTCTGTCCGACCATGGCTATCCGCAGGCCGCGGCGGGTGGCCGTGGTGCCAGAGCTCGCCAGCGAGCCGGACGTCATCGCCCCGAGCGTGGTCGCCGGGTGCTGGCTCACCGTGGGGTGTCGGCGATCATCCCCGCGCCGACCGTCCGGTTCGTGGCCTCGTCGATGAGGATGAACCCACCGGTGATGCGGTTGCGGGAGTAGGAGTCAGCCATGAGCGGCACGGTCGAGCGCAGCTGCACGCGGCCGATCTCGTTCAGGGCCAGGGTGGCCGCCGACTCGTCGCGGTGGAGCGAGTTGATGTCGAGCCGGTAGGCCAGGTCCTTGACGATGCAGCGGGCCGAGCGGGACGTGTGCTTGATGAAGTACTTCTTGCCCACCTGGAGCTGGGCGGTCTCGTCCATCCAGCAGATCATCGCGTCGATGTCCTGCGTCGGCGTGGGCTGGTTGTGGGGACGGCAGATCATGTCCCCGCGCGAGATGTCGATCTCGTCCTCGAGGCGCACGGTCACCGACATCGGTGGGTAGGCCTCGTCGACCTCACCGTCCGCCGTCTCGACCGAGGCGATCTTCGACGTGAAGCCGGAGGGCAGCACGAGGACGTCGTCGCCCTTCTTGAGGACACCGCCGGCGACCTGACCGGCGTAGCCGCGGTAGTCGTGGTACTCGTCGCTCATGGGCCGGATGACGTACTGCACCGGGAACCGGACGTCGACCAGGTTGCGGTCGCTCGCCACGTGGATGTTCTCCAGGTGGTGCAGCAGGCTCGTGCCGTCGTACCACGGCATGTTCTCGCTGCGGTGCACCACGTTGTCGCCCGCGAGGGCCGACACGGGGATGATGGTCAGGTCCGGGATCCGCAGCTTGGCGGCGAACTGGGTGAACTCGGCGCTGATCTCGTCGTAGACCGACTGCGAGAAGTCGACGAGGTCCATCTTGTTGACCACCAGCACGAGGTGCGGCACCTGCAGCAGCGAGGCCAGGAAGGCGTGCCGACGGCTCTGCTCGACCAGCCCCTTGCGGGCGTCGACCAGCACGAGGGCGAGGTCGGCCGTCGAGGCACCGGTCACCATGTTGCGGGTGTACTGGATGTGGCCGGGGGTGTCGGCGATGATGAACTTGCGCTTGGGCGTCGCGAAGTAGCGGTAGGCCACGTCGATGGTGATGCCCTGCTCGCGCTCGGAGCGCAGCCCGTCGGTCAGCAGCGCGAGGTTGACGTACTCCTCACCCCGGTCCTTGCTGACCCGCTCGATCGCGTCGATCTGGTCCTCGAAGACCGTCTTGGTGTCGTAGAGGAGGCGACCGATGAGGGTGCTCTTCCCGTCGTCGACCGAGCCGGCGGTGGCGAATCGCAGAATATCCATCAGAAGTATCCCTCACGCTTACGGTCCTCCATGGAGGCCTCGCTGAACTTGTCGTCTCCACGGGTGGCCCCGCGCTCGGTGATGCGGGTCGACGCGACCTCGTCGATGACCTTGTCGACCGTGTCGGCGTCCGACAGGACGGCAGCCGTCAGGCTGGCGTCGCCAACGGTGCGGTAGCGCACCCGCTGGACCGTCACCTGCTCGTGCGGCTTGGGCCGGCAGACCTCGTGCACGGCGTAGAGCATGCCGTCGCGCTCGAAGACCTCGCGGTCGTGGGCGTAGTAGATGCCGGGGAGGTCGATCTCCTCCTCCTTGATGTACTGCCAGATGTCGAGCTCGGTCCAGTTCGACAGAGGGAAGACGCGCATGCTGTCGCCGGTGTGGACGCGGCCGTTGTAGAGGTTCCACAGCTCGGGACGCTGGTTCTTGGGGTCCCACTGCCCGAACTCGTCGCGGTAGGAGTAGATGCGCTCCTTGGCGCGCGCCTTGTCCTCGTCGCGTCGGGCACCGCCGAAGATGGCGTTGAACCGGTGCTTGTCGAGGCCGTCGAGCAGAACGGGGGTCTGGATGCGGTTGCGGGTCCCGTCGGGGGGCTCCACGACGCTGCCGTTGTCGATCGCCTCCTGGACGCTCGCCACGATGAGCTGCAGACCCAGCTCGCCGGCGCGGCGGTCGCGGAAGGCGAGCACCTCGGAGAAGTTGTGGCCCGTGTCGACGTGCATCACCGGGAAGGGGATGCGTGCCGGGTGGAAGGCCTTCTGCGCGAGGCGGAGCATGACGATGGAGTCCTTGCCGCCGGAGAAGAGCAGCACGGGCCGCTCGAACTCGGCGACCACTTCACGCATGATGTGGATCGACTCAGACTCCAGCACCCGCAACTGCGAGAGCTGGTAGTTGGGCGACTCGGTCACTGGGAGAACCCTTCGTCGAGAATGGTCGCGATCTGGGCGAGGAGCTCGGCGGTGAGCTCAGGGCGGCAGATCACGAGGTCCGGGAGGAGCGGATCTTCGCGGTTGTAGACCAGCGGCGAGCCGTCGAGGCGGCTCGTGAAGAGGCCAGCAGACCGGGCCACCACCACGGGTGCGGCGGAGTCCCACTCGTACTGGCCCCCCGCATGGACGTAGGCGTCCACGGTCCCGTCGAGGATAGCGGTTGCCTTCACGCCGGCTGACCCCATGGGAACGAGCTCGGCGCCGAGGCGCTGCGCCAGGGCCACGACGAACGCGGGTGGGCGGGTGCGGCTGACCGCGAGGCGGATCGGGCCGTCGGGGCGGGCCGGTAGCGGCGGGGGGGCGTCGGTGGCGAGGGTCGAGCCCATGGCCGGGCGGGCGACTGCGCCCGCGACGAGGTCGCCGTCCTCCCACAGGGCCACGTGCACCGCCCAGTCCTCCCGGGGCACCTCGCTGAACTCGCGGGTGCCGTCGAGCGGGTCGATGATCCAGACCCGGGAGGCGCTCTGCCGGTCGCCCACGTCACGCGCCTCCTCGCTGAGGACCGCGTCGAGCGGTCGTGCCTCGACGAGGCGGGCCGCGAGGTGCGCCTGCGCCTGGCGGTCCCCCTCGTCCTTGAGGTCGCTACCCGTCAGGTCGGTGCGCTCGGCGCGCAGGCGCAGCAGCACGGCTCCGGCCGAGTCGGCCAGCGATCGGGCGACCGCGTGGTCGTCGAGCCCGGAGAGGGCATGGGTCATCTCGGTCACAGTGGTCTCCATCGGTCAGTAGGCCCCGGTGTGGCGGACGACGGCCTTGACGGTCCGCACGAGGATCTGCAGGTCGAGCACGAGCGACCAGTTGTCGACGTACCACAGGTCGAGTCGTAGCGACTGCTCCCAGCTGAGGTCGCTGCGGCCGGAGATCTGCCACAGGCCGGTCATTCCCGGTCGCACCCTCAGCCGCTGGACGGCGTCGGGCTCGTAGGCGTCGACCTCTCGGGGCAGCGGTGGCCGTGGGCCGACGAGGGACATCTGCCCGGCGAGCACGTTGAACAGCTGCGGCAGCTCGTCGAGGGAGTACTTGCGCAGCACCCGTCCCACGCTCGTGATGCGCGGGTCCAGTCGGTCCTTGAACAGGACGGCGTTCAGGTCGTGGCCCGAGCTCATCGAGGCGACCATGGCGTCGGCATTGACCACCATCGTGCGGAACTTCACCATCCGGAAGCGCTCACCCTTGGTGCCGACGCGCTCCTGGAGGTAGAAGATCGGGCCTTCG
Proteins encoded in this region:
- the cysN gene encoding sulfate adenylyltransferase subunit CysN, whose translation is MDILRFATAGSVDDGKSTLIGRLLYDTKTVFEDQIDAIERVSKDRGEEYVNLALLTDGLRSEREQGITIDVAYRYFATPKRKFIIADTPGHIQYTRNMVTGASTADLALVLVDARKGLVEQSRRHAFLASLLQVPHLVLVVNKMDLVDFSQSVYDEISAEFTQFAAKLRIPDLTIIPVSALAGDNVVHRSENMPWYDGTSLLHHLENIHVASDRNLVDVRFPVQYVIRPMSDEYHDYRGYAGQVAGGVLKKGDDVLVLPSGFTSKIASVETADGEVDEAYPPMSVTVRLEDEIDISRGDMICRPHNQPTPTQDIDAMICWMDETAQLQVGKKYFIKHTSRSARCIVKDLAYRLDINSLHRDESAATLALNEIGRVQLRSTVPLMADSYSRNRITGGFILIDEATNRTVGAGMIADTPR
- the cysD gene encoding sulfate adenylyltransferase subunit CysD encodes the protein MREVVAEFERPVLLFSGGKDSIVMLRLAQKAFHPARIPFPVMHVDTGHNFSEVLAFRDRRAGELGLQLIVASVQEAIDNGSVVEPPDGTRNRIQTPVLLDGLDKHRFNAIFGGARRDEDKARAKERIYSYRDEFGQWDPKNQRPELWNLYNGRVHTGDSMRVFPLSNWTELDIWQYIKEEEIDLPGIYYAHDREVFERDGMLYAVHEVCRPKPHEQVTVQRVRYRTVGDASLTAAVLSDADTVDKVIDEVASTRITERGATRGDDKFSEASMEDRKREGYF
- a CDS encoding 3'(2'),5'-bisphosphate nucleotidase CysQ, whose protein sequence is MTHALSGLDDHAVARSLADSAGAVLLRLRAERTDLTGSDLKDEGDRQAQAHLAARLVEARPLDAVLSEEARDVGDRQSASRVWIIDPLDGTREFSEVPREDWAVHVALWEDGDLVAGAVARPAMGSTLATDAPPPLPARPDGPIRLAVSRTRPPAFVVALAQRLGAELVPMGSAGVKATAILDGTVDAYVHAGGQYEWDSAAPVVVARSAGLFTSRLDGSPLVYNREDPLLPDLVICRPELTAELLAQIATILDEGFSQ